The Bombus huntii isolate Logan2020A chromosome 1, iyBomHunt1.1, whole genome shotgun sequence genome contains a region encoding:
- the LOC126871446 gene encoding F-actin-monooxygenase Mical isoform X3, giving the protein MRNTRWHEDDDEAKALAAGAASYQVMEHQQGRKQTMNSTEVAKANEEFDLFCNATTLKSILGHFRHLCELLKIRPNTINQFYPKLRLKLRSWKAQALWKKFDQRANHKCYNRGKACPNTRVLIIGGGPCGLRSAIEAQLLGAKVVVVEKRDRMSRNNVLHLWPFVIQDLRGLGAKKFFGKFCAGSIDHISIRQLQCILLKVALILGVEFHESVSFDSLIPPPENQEEGKTGWRAKTTPADHPVCQYEFDVLIGADGKRNTLEGFKRKEFRGKLAIAITANFINKRTEAEARVEEISGVAFIFNQKFFKELYQETGIDLENIVYYKDDTHYFVMTAKKHSLIDKGVILQDYPDTAKLLAKENVDREALMLYAREAAEFSTEYQMIGMEFAVNHYGQPDVAMFDFTSMYAAENASRILERRGHRLLMILVGDSLLEPFWPTGSGCARGFLSSLDACWAIKSWGANVSPLEVIAERESIYRLLGQTTPENLNRDYAAYTLDPHTRYPNLNVSSVTPIQVRGLVDTDDPDSIKQPPVQSDIDIPKKRRRRDLRGDSQVHPDTLLRWLQKQVALYDSVQIKDMGASFKNGLAICAIIHRYRPNLIDFHNLNPDDTVTNNQLAFDILEKELSIPPIMTGEEMAQCDVPDKLAIFSYLTQIYEVFRGEIPYIKHPKLEPENEERPAHSKQLSQLTPDQKVQLIDRIVRQDSATRTRHSRSRHNENLNPADKKGDTISRRSRKRRSTEKMGATVEERQKRLADIEKNRAERMRRRQYLRNMATQQFYKSMQMLQANAKREKDEPFEDYSIFLYRQTAPDFKDRVKYLEQKILYPDREPKIHAGHHRNSIDEEFSGRIKSIEDKLKGSTPAEKKPRDLLRAIGKIEKTDWNVKEIEKKIEENKMGRTVRHDKVERVPKWSREQMCICFIQFLARQIKMEKKGRDQKETDSKYADIDNTLKNIDRKIKEGNVLGYNKVSAMAEQFSNKSQDAEPRVYKSNAKPTIALPAQGGSETCHFCNKRVYLMERLSAEGKFFHRGCFRCEYCSTSLRIGNHTFDRDKSGGRFYCTQHFGFLGALKARADKKRVAVLNKENIPATPVHLKTPEKAKIPLEGVVGLDLLDRGQTPERIEFENLAGISDAEEPQSQMDEDEWTDRNFGASTAEMGSSDDISDMSDSDDDNEVYEEAIDQPLTTEGTLELAKNWTLRYSHPHAAMGQSDTGSNEYEDSSDEYTNEDDESTTATEDEDDIRARELRRQEFWLKNPTRSSDTDTGSETEVASNEGTSEESEENSATEISTDSEFEHDGATPTQHEIPEITINDSYVRKTRGNYVEPKKVQVKSKVISSINGNIKQDKDLEVAKSQLKTDHNINPSHLEKESKLNLLGFNNTNVAPLINPRKGDYLLNRTHSTEGIASKLSLELKKKYLLGGTAFGSSVMKSGSASNVDTQLRNFTDAISQHQKLLNPAPEPSPTMQAFLQGTSKLRSNNTQLSPISPTAIFSSSPIKPYNANRSPQNLLNNDTPIYKATILPEISKTHLPDLVKESSILKSKTSPNIVCGESKDIENKEVMKEQVASSQLHTVKSSQILENARNSQNTESNFTVTTDENNGFRPRSPLHETSIIVPQVDWSKNKEKTKETASTGDSDIDSDSLSSGDGEAEDEPQDKSPAVNLSPPRLQIHSTDGDLLLDEEANKCKDFDDGQSFEPDSIECSFLLDKELNTKMNTAVSAPISSMNKTSMELEIVKNEIEQLELQDDGKKSISNCSTPTSITSAISNKHDDSEENDITTAALTETEFSEWARDGEVIVSDDLRDVEFNINPEFITTRRKPTLSDASKAGHTPITIAKQEDLTDMDLDFSKLDKQIDVPINNTSKLLANGENIDFMDTDNESLLDDSLQDASNTVMLKNRGYIEFVNIKSSPTLTSSRDKLITDAPIAKLEVENDSCSEEEAYNDRNVIEINPVTMDDVMNKLNGAINKSENNTKSNVGTKSNSVQEDQSIAEAINKELFQSMEEDSLLIVEPAEDTTTSEVVTILASPVNPQVSIVPSQTQKEPEQGEETKVTADSSNPDYLEYVKRLQSRIAEFSNAKDSIDVRKSKRKNSKSSLQSRAAEMIAEEIKNQEITINNSFNSPATSRKLEEITRERSKQKNVIQDLLMDKVEAHKQKSAEKKARRAARASSFNSTPTLSPIRPSIPNVSLINKFVPTSIVTPENSPSHTTSVETKKSVKSETSYESQQLPWKSEIGKTTSKETNKNDIQSSENTTLTKIANEKENFRTPVAPPRLKHEEAKRTAEKARQDARERARLKSDEDLGLSPEDKIKELRMKVTRRQLSMEERKTKEEIHEPRMRLYSSGANKTGLKLQTSKSTDNMKAVAEAINFTDLSAANAKSMDELLHTDFPKSNNSVAVVKRDKKQKTKDPERRKSIIQAVSDFFFKKESSPSPSNQKDKLSMFRLTSKTKGKLYKSYSEGSDLDKVLSPKTNTRPKSVCEGMLTRNFLNENPPPIPSPPLTYTIPTTQVSDDSLSDDDTKTTAMSASCMHKATVTEGSCNSISRKTKTTKRIARQAQLKRLRMAQEIQRKLEETEVKQRELESRGVSVEKALRGEGECSDREEADLLREWFDLMKERTELRRYEKELLVRAQEVQLEDRHERLQQELRERLADDDDKKTSADVKKEGEILTEMLEIVAKRDSLIALLEEERQRYQDEDRDLEAQMLAKGLRLTPIKKCGPKYSV; this is encoded by the exons GTAATGGAGCATCAGCAGGGTCGAAAGCAAACAATGAACTCGACAGAGGTGGCGAAAGCCAACGAAGAGTTCGATTTGTTTTGTAATGCCACTACCTTAAAATCCATTCTTGGACATTTTCGGCATCTCTGCGAATTACTCAAGATCAGACCAAATACGATCAATCAATTTTATCCAAAATTGAGACTCAAGTTGAGATCGTGGAAGGCGCAAGCTCTATGGAAAAAATTTGATCAGAGAGCCAATCACAAATGTTACAATCGTGGCAAAGCATGCCCGAATACAAGA GTTTTGATCATCGGAGGAGGTCCGTGTGGACTTCGCTCGGCGATAGAAGCCCAGCTATTAGGTGCCAAGGTTGTCGTTGTGGAAAAAAGAGATCGAATGTCCAGAAACAACGTCCTTCACCTTTGGCCCTTTGTTATTCAAGATCTTCGTGGCCTAGGAGCGAAGAAATTCTTTGGGAAATTCTGCGCTGGATCTATAGATCACATCAGTATCCGCCAACTTCAGTGTATCTTGCTGAAAGTCGCTTTGATCCTCGGTGTCGAGTTCCACGAAAGTGTCAGCTTCGATTCTTTGATACCGCCACCGGAGAATCAGGAAGAGGGCA AGACAGGTTGGAGAGCAAAAACTACCCCCGCTGATCATCCAGTCTGTCAATACGAGTTCGACGTGCTAATCGGCGCCGATGGCAAAAGAAATACATTGGAGGGTTTCAAGCGCAAAGAATTTCGGGGTAAATTGGCTATAGCGATAACGGCCAATTTCATAAACAAACGAACTGAAGCAGAGGCACGGGTAGAAGAGATCAGCGGAGTGGCCTTCATCTTCAAtcagaaatttttcaaagaacTGTACCAAGAGACTGGTATAGATCTCGagaatattgtatattacAAAGATGATACTCACTACTTCGTTATGACTGCCAAAAAGCACAGCCTTATAGATAAGGGAGTGATTCTTCAG GACTATCCAGATACAGCGAAGTTGCTCGCGAAGGAAAACGTGGATCGCGAAGCATTGATGCTTTACGCCCGTGAAGCTGCTGAATTCTCTACGGAATACCAGATGATCGGTATGGAATTTGCAGTGAACCATTACGGTCAGCCAGACGTGGCTATGTTCGATTTCACGTCTATGTATGCGGCGGAGAATGCTAGCCGGATTTTGGAACGTAGGGGTCACAGACTACTTATGATCCTCGTCGGCGATAGTCTGCTCGAG CCATTCTGGCCAACGGGATCCGGTTGTGCGAGAGGATTTTTAAGCTCCTTGGATGCTTGCTGGGCAATCAAAAGCTGGGGTGCAAATGTATCGCCGTTAGAAGTAATTGCAGAACGTGAATCTATTTACAGGCTACTCGGGCAGACCACGCCTGAAAATTTGAACAGGGATTACGCTGCATATACTCTGGACCCTCATACCAG ATACCCCAATTTGAACGTATCCTCTGTAACGCCAATACAAGTGCGAGGTTTAGTCGACACAGATGACCCTGACAGCATCAAGCAACCTCCTGTACAGTCTGACATCGATATTCCTAAGAAACGACGTCGCCGAG ATTTACGTGGAGATTCACAAGTGCATCCAGACACGCTGCTTCGCTGGTTGCAAAAACAAGTTGCCCTGTACGACTCGGTCCAAATAAAAGATATGGGTGCCTCGTTTAAGAATGGTCTGGCTATTTGTGCAATAATTCATAGATATCGACCGAATCTAATAGACTTCCATAATTTGAATCCGGATGATACGGTTACGAACAATCAGCTGGCCTTTGATATCTTAGAAAAAGAACTGAGCATACCTCCA ATAATGACAGGAGAGGAAATGGCTCAATGCGACGTCCCCGATAAACTCGCCATATTTTCTTATCTCACACAGATATACGAAGTTTTCCGCGGTGAAATCCCGTACATTAAACATCCAAAATTA GAACCTGAAAACGAAGAAAGGCCTGCACATAGTAAACAATTGAGCCAATTAACACCTGACCAAAAAGTTCAGTTAATTGACCGTATCGTCAGACAAGATAGTGCGACAAGAACGAGACACTCACGATCGCGACATAACGAAAATTTAAACCCCGCGGATAAGAAGGGAGACACGATTAGTCGACGTTCTCGAAAGAGACGAAGCACGGAGAAGATGGGCGCGACAGTG GAGGAAAGGCAGAAGAGACTCGCAGATATAGAGAAAAATCGCGCCGAACGTATGAGAAGGCGACAATATTTGCGAAACATGGCGACGCAGCAATTCTACAAAAGTATGCAGATGCTGCAAGCGAACGCAAAACGCGAGAAAGACGAgccgttcgaagattattcgATATTCTTATACCGTCAAACTGCGCCGGATTTCAAGGATAGAGTGAAATATCTAGAgcagaaaatattatatcca GATAGAGAACCCAAGATCCACGCTGGTCATCATAGAAACAGCATAGACGAGGAGTTCTCTGGCCGAATAAAGAGCATCGAGGACAAATTGAAGGGATCTACTCCAGCTGAAAAGAAGCCCAGAGATCTTCTACGTGCCATTG GTAAAATCGAGAAGACCGATTGGAACGTGAAGGAAATCGAGAAGAAAATCGAGGAGAATAAAATGGGCCGCACTGTCCGACACGACAAAGTAGAACGAGTGCCGAAGTGGAGTCGAGAACAG ATGTGTATATGCTTCATTCAGTTTTTAGCTCGACAAATCAAGATGGAGAAGAAGGGACGGGATCAAAAGGAGACAGATAGTAAGTACGCTGATATTGACAATACCCTGAAGAATATTGACAGGAAGATCAAAGAGGGTAATGTCCTCGGGTACAATAAAGTTTCGGCTATGGCCGAACAGTTTTCGAATAAAAGTCAAGACGCGGAGCCCAGGGTGTACAAATCG AATGCCAAGCCCACAATAGCGTTACCCGCGCAAGGAGGTTCGGAGACGTGTCATTTTTGCAATAAGAGAGTTTATTTAATGGAGAGACTTAGTGCCGAAGGGAAGTTTTTCCATCGAGGCTGTTTCCGTTGCGAATATTGTTCTACCTCTTTGAGAATAg GAAACCATACGTTTGATCGGGACAAGAGTGGAGGACGATTCTACTGTACACAACATTTCGGTTTCTTAGGAGCATTAAAAGCTCGCGCAGATAAGAAGAGAGTTGCAGTGTTGAACAAGGAAAACATACCTGCCACACCAGTACATCTAAAGACACCGGAGAAG GCAAAGATACCTTTAGAAGGCGTTGTTGGTCTTGATTTACTTGATCGCGGACAAACACCTGAGAGaatagaatttgaaaatttagcAGGAATATCAGACGCCGAAGAACCCCAAAGTCAGATGGATGAAGACGAATGGACGGATAGAAATTTCGGTGCTTCCACTGCAGAAATGGGTTCTAGCGATGACATTTCAGACATGAG CGATTCGGATGACGATAACGAAGTATACGAAGAAGCAATAGATCAGCCCTTAACAACCGAAGGAACTCTTGAACTTGCCAAAAATTGGACACTACGATACTCTCATCCACATGCTGCAATGGGACAGTCTGATACTGGGAGCAATGAATATGAAGATTCTAGCGATGAATACACGAACGAAG aCGATGAAAGTACAACAGCTACGGAGGATGAAGACGACATACGCGCTCGAGAGCTTAGAAGACAGGAGTTTTGGCTGAAGAATCCTACCCGTAGTTCCGATACGGACACCGGTTCGGAAACGGAG GTTGCCTCCAATGAAGGTACATCAGAAGAGAGCGAAGAAAATTCAGCTACAGAAATATCGACGGACTCTGAATTTGAACACGATGGTGCAACTCCCACACAGCATGAGATTCCAGAAATTACGATCAACGATTCGTATGTCCGCAAAACCAGAGGAAATTATGTCGAGCCTAAGAAAGTTCAAGTAAAAAGCAAAGTTATTTCATCAATTAATGGGAATATCAAGCAAGATAAAGATTTAGAAGTCGCGAAGTCGCAATTAAAAACGGATCATAATATAAATCCTTCTCATCTTGAGAAAGAGAGTAAGCTGAATTTATTAGGATTCAATAATACGAATGTAGCTCCATTAATAAATCCACGCAAAGGAGATTATTTATTGAACCGCACTCATTCTACCGAAGGTATTGCGTCTAAATTATCTTTGGAGTTAAAAAAGAAGTATTTACTCGGTGGTACAGCCTTTGGTAGTTCTGTCATGAAGTCAGGATCAGCTTCGAATGTGGATACTCAGTTAAGAAATTTCACAGACGCTATTTCTCAACACCAAAAACTCTTAAATCCCGCTCCAGAACCAAGTCCAACGATGCAAGCATTCTTACAGGGAACGAGCAAATTACGCTCGAATAATACTCAACTTTCTCCTATATCACCTACAGCTATATTCTCTTCATCTCCGATAAAACCATACAATGCCAATCGTTCCCCACAGAACTTATTAAACAACGATACTCCTATTTATAAAGCAACAATTTTGCCTGAGATATCGAAAACCCACTTACCAGATTTGGTAAAAGAATCTagtatattaaaatcaaaaaCTTCACCTAATATTGTCTGTGGTGAATCCAAGGACATAGAGAACAAAGAAGTTATGAAAGAACAAGTGGCATCTAGTCAATTGCATACAGTTAAGAGCTCacaaatattagaaaatgcGCGAAACTCTCAAAATACAGAGAGCAATTTTACTGTGACCACAGATGAAAATAATGGTTTCCGACCACGAAGTCCCTTGCATGAGACCTCTATCATAGTACCCCAAGTCGATTGGAgtaaaaacaaggaaaaaacgaaagagACTGCTAGTACTGGAGATTCAGATATAGACAGCGATTCCTTATCTTCCGGCGATGGTGAAGCGGAAGATGAACCGCAGGATAAATCACCTGCTGTAAATTTGTCTCCGCCTCGTTTACAAATTCACAGTACAGATGGAGATCTGTTGCTGGACGAGGAAGCTAACAAATGTAAAGACTTTGATGATGGTCAGTCATTCGAACCAGATTCCATAGAGTGTTCATTTTTACTCGACAAAGAGTTGAATACTAAGATGAATACTGCAGTTTCTGCTCCAATATCTTCCATGAATAAAACTTCAATGGAGCTAGAGATAGTAAAGAATGAGATTGAGCAGTTAGAACTGCAGGATGATGGCAAAAAGAGCATTAGCAATTGCAGTACTCCTACATCGATAACTTCTGCAATTTCCAATAAACATGATGATTCTGAAGAGAATGACATCACCACAGCTGCCCTTACGGAAACAGAATTTTCAGAATGGGCTCGTGATGGTGAGGTCATTGTCTCAGATGATCTACGAGATGTCGAGTTCAATATTAATCCAGAATTTATAACCACAAGGCGGAAACCTACATTATCAGATGCTTCGAAAGCAGGTCATACTCCAATTACGATAGCTAAACAAGAAGATTTAACAGATATGGACTTGGATTTTTCGAAGCTTGACAAACAGATAGATGTTCCTATTAATAATACCTCGAAACTTTTAGCTAACGGTGAAAATATAGATTTTATGGACACAGATAACGAATCACTCCTTGATGATAGTTTGCAAGATGCTTCTAATACTGTTATGCTCAAGAATAGAGGATATATAGAATTCGTAAACATTAAGAGCTCACCAACGCTTACAAGTTCGCGAGATAAATTAATTACCGACGCTCCTATCGCAAAATTAGAAGTAGAGAATGACTCGTGCTCAGAGGAAGAAGCTTATAACGACAGAAACGTGATAGAAATAAATCCAGTTACCATGGATGATGTTATGAATAAGCTAAACGGTGCTATAAATAAATCCGAGAATAATACTAAATCAAACGTAGGAACAAAATCAAATTCTGTTCAAGAAGATCAATCTATCGCGGAAgcaataaataaagaattgtTCCAATCAATGGAGGAAGATAGTTTGCTTATCGTTGAACCAGCTGAAGATACCACTACTAGTGAAGTAGTCACTATTCTTGCTAGTCCCGTGAATCCACAAGTTTCAATAGTTCCGAGTCAAACTCAAAAGGAACCTGAACAaggagaagaaacgaaagtaACAGCTGATTCAAGCAATCCGGACTATCTGGAATATGTGAAACGTCTACAATCTAGAATCGCAGAATTTAGCAACGCCAAAGACTCTATAGATGTCAGAAAATCGAAGAGAAAGAACTCCAAAAGCTCTCTGCAATCTCGTGCCGCTGAGATGATAgcagaagaaataaaaaatcaagaaATAACGATAAATAACAGCTTTAATTCACCAGCTACCTCTAGGAAATTGGAAGAAATTACCAGAGAAAGATCCAAGCAAAAGAATGTAATACAAGATTTACTAATGGATAAAGTGGAAGCTCATAAGCAAAAGTCTGCAGAAAAAAAAGCAAGAAGAGCTGCTAGAGCTTCGTCGTTTAATTCAACTCCAACTTTATCGCCAATAAGACCATCCATTCCTAATGTTTCACTGATTAATAAATTCGTGCCTACATCTATAGTAACACCTGAAAATAGTCCCTCGCATACTACTTCTGTTGAAACCAAAAAGTCTGTAAAAAGTGAAACATCTTATGAGTCACAGCAATTGCCTTGGAAATCAGAGATAGGAAAAACTACAAGTAAAGAAACTAATAAGAATGATATTCAGTCCTCTGAAAATACCACATTAACTAAAATAGCTAATGAGAAAGAAAACTTTAGAACTCCGGTCGCACCTCCAAGATTGAAACACGAAGAAGCAAAGAGGACAGCAGAGAAGGCAAGGCAAGATGCAAGGGAAAGAGCTAGATTAAAGAGTGACGAAGATCTAGGTCTCAGTCCagaagataaaattaaagagCTGAGAATGAAAGTCACACGAAGACAACTTTCCATGGAAGAGAGAAAAACTAAAGAAGAAATACATGAACCTCGCATGAGACTCTACAGTTCTGGAGCAAACAAGACTGGATTAAAATTGCAAACGAGCAAGAGTACAGATAATATGAAGGCTGTAGCAGAGGCAATAAATTTTACTGACTTATCTGCTGCCAATGCAAAATCAATGGATGAACTGTTACATACTGATTTTCCAAAGTCAAATAATTCTGTTGCCGTCGTAAAAAGAGATAAGAAGCAAAAGACGAAAGATccagaaagaagaaagagtaTCATCCAAGCAGTGTCAGATTTCTTCTTCAAGAAAGAATCTTCTCCTTCGCCGTCCAATCAAAAAGACAAATTATCTATGTTCCGTCTGACGTCAAAAACAAAAGGCAAA TTATATAAATCGTATTCGGAAGGGTCAGAT CTTGATAAAGTCTTGTCGCCAAAGACTAACACTAGACCAAAAAGTGTGTGCGAGGGTATGCTCACAAGAAATTTCCTAAATGAAAACCCGCCGCCAATTCCATCACCACCCCTTACTTACACCATTCCTACTACACAAGTTTCAG ATGATAGTTTATCAGATGATGATACAAAAACAACAGCAATGTCAGCATCATGCATGCACAAGGCTACAGTAACAGAAGGTTCTTGCAATAGTATTTCACGCAAAACAAAAACTACAAAACGAATAGCTAGACAAGCACAATTAAAGAG GTTGCGTATGGCTCAAGAGATACAGAGAAAGCTAGAAGAAACAGAAGTTAAACAAAGAGAATTGGAAAGCAGAGGTGTTAGCGTTGAAAAAGCTCTTCGTGGTGAAGGCG aatgCTCTGATCGAGAAGAAGCGGATTTACTCAGAGAGTGGTTCGATCTTATGAAAGAACGCACGGAATTACGCAGATACGAAAAGGAGCTTTTGGTACGAGCTCAAGAGGTTCAACTTGAAGATCGTCATGAAAGATTGCAACAGGAATTGCGTGAACGCTTAGCTGATGATG ATGATAAAAAGACCAGCGCTGatgtgaaaaaagaaggagagatTTTAACAGAAATGTTGGAAATAGTTGCAAAGCGGGACTCGCTCATTGCTCTTTTAGAAGAGGAGCGTCAAAG